One Idiomarina loihiensis L2TR genomic window carries:
- a CDS encoding mechanosensitive ion channel family protein, whose translation MMELDYPQWFHDWAATQPWAYTIGACFFLVIAVWLSQLVTKHVLLRGISRLLSQTQLGSDPGIGIRVIVSRLAQVVPALVLSGGIYLVPDLPETATTIIRNISIAYLILTLARSFSAAMTSVNEIYSRQPDAHTKPIKGYLQIAKIVVYVVATILIIASLLDRSPVILLSGIGAMGAVAMLVFQDTILSLVASIQLSSNDMLRVGDWIEMPQLNADGDVIDVALHTVRVQNWDKTITNIPTKRLISESFKNWRGMQESGGRRIKRALYIDQNSIHFLSAEQKKKLKRFSLLSDYLEQKEKDISEWNAGLEKKGFDPINGRQVTNIGTFRAYVKQYLKQRPDIHEGMTLMVRQLNPGPQGLPIEVYCFSNDTAWEIYEGIQSDIFDHLFAILPQFDLQVFQETSGQDVRSAVQALELKPKSDDE comes from the coding sequence ATGATGGAACTGGATTACCCGCAGTGGTTTCATGATTGGGCGGCAACCCAACCCTGGGCCTACACAATTGGAGCCTGCTTTTTCCTTGTTATAGCGGTTTGGTTGTCTCAGCTTGTGACCAAACACGTTTTACTGCGTGGTATTTCCCGTCTGCTGTCTCAAACCCAGTTAGGCAGTGACCCGGGTATAGGCATTCGCGTTATTGTCAGCCGCCTGGCTCAGGTTGTTCCTGCGTTAGTGCTGTCCGGCGGTATTTATCTGGTACCGGATTTACCGGAAACCGCCACCACCATCATACGCAACATCAGTATTGCGTACCTCATCCTGACTCTGGCGCGTTCGTTTAGCGCGGCCATGACTAGCGTTAACGAAATATACAGTCGGCAGCCTGACGCGCATACAAAGCCAATAAAGGGTTATCTGCAAATTGCGAAGATAGTGGTCTATGTGGTGGCGACTATTCTCATTATTGCCTCATTGCTGGACCGCTCTCCGGTTATTCTGCTATCAGGAATTGGTGCCATGGGTGCGGTTGCCATGCTGGTATTTCAGGACACCATTCTGTCACTGGTTGCCAGTATTCAGCTCTCATCTAATGACATGCTTCGTGTCGGCGACTGGATTGAAATGCCCCAGTTAAACGCTGACGGCGATGTCATTGATGTGGCACTGCATACGGTTAGGGTTCAAAACTGGGATAAAACCATTACGAACATTCCCACCAAACGTCTTATTTCCGAGTCGTTTAAAAACTGGCGGGGCATGCAGGAAAGCGGTGGACGCCGTATAAAACGAGCGTTATACATTGACCAGAACAGTATTCACTTTTTGTCCGCTGAGCAGAAGAAAAAGCTGAAACGTTTCTCGCTACTTAGCGATTATCTGGAACAAAAAGAAAAAGATATATCTGAATGGAACGCGGGTCTGGAAAAGAAAGGCTTCGACCCTATAAACGGACGTCAGGTAACCAATATTGGTACCTTTCGCGCCTACGTGAAACAGTACCTCAAGCAGCGACCCGACATACACGAAGGAATGACACTGATGGTTCGTCAGTTAAACCCGGGGCCTCAGGGTTTGCCCATTGAAGTGTACTGCTTTAGTAACGATACCGCGTGGGAAATCTACGAAGGTATTCAGTCCGACATTTTTGATCACTTGTTTGCCATACTGCCACAATTTGACTTACAGGTTTTTCAGGAAACCTCAGGGCAGGACGTTCGTTCAGCAGTACAAGCGCTGGAGCTTAAACCCAAAAGTGATGATGAATAA